The DNA window GCGTTGTCGATGGGATCGGCGGTCTTTGCCAACCCCGCCAGCCGGTTTCGATGGCCCCAGAACAGCGGGGACAGCCGCGCGATCTCTCGACCACCTTTGAGGTCCGTCCTCAGCGTATCGATGTCGGACTGCGTCGCACGCGCCTTCCGCAACGCCTCCTCGATCGGCTTCGGATCGTTCGCGACCAAGCCGTCAGCGACCTTCTGCAGAACTTCGGACGCAATACCGAGGACTTTCGCAGCGTCCTTGCGCGCCCGCCAGACCGGGTGCGTCGGAATGAGGGCGACAATGGCGATCCCGACCAGACCGCCGGTCAAGGCGTCGACCATGCGGTCGACGCCGCCCGAATTACCGGGAGGAATAAGTGTCGCAACGAGCACCGCCGACGAGCCTGCCTGCATCGCGATGATGGGGCCGCCGTCGAGGAACACCGCGGTCGACATTGCGAGGGCAACCACGAGCGCAATCTGCCACGGGCCGCTGCCGATCGCGGAGATGATCAGATCGCCGACACCGATTCCGACGGTGACCCCGACGACCAATTCGGCGGACCGTCGCATGCGTGCACCCAGGGAAACTCCGAGTGATACCACCGCCGCAATCGGGGCGAAGAAGGGCTGCGAGTGGCCGACGATGTCGGTCGCCACGAACCATGCGAGACCCGCGGCCAGTGCGCATTGCACGACCGGAAGAATCGACAGCCGCAGACGTGCGCGCCCCGCCCGAATGCGAGCCTTGCCGCGCCGAGATGACGGGCGGAGCCGTTCGAGCCTGCGAGCGTCGGAAGCCTGCGTGTCAGCCGAGGCCGAGAGCTTCCGCAGCCTTGGGGTCGCTGTCTTCGAGGAGGTCGAGGCAACGGGCGTACTCGTCGTTCTCCCCGATATCGCGCGCAGCTTTCGCGAGAACGGCGACGCATCGGAGGAATCCTCGGTTGGGCTCATGGCTGTACGGGACCGGCCCGAATCCCTTCCATCCGTTGCGGCGAAGCTGATCGAGCCCGCGATGATATCCGGTACGAGCATAGGCGTACGCGGTGATGGTCTGCCCACTCTCCAGAGCGGCCTCGGCCAGGTAAGCCCACGCGATGGACGCCGTCGGATTGTCGGCCGCCACCTTCGCCGGATCCGCGTGGTTCAGCAGTGCGGACTCTGCCTCGTCGTCGCCGGGAAGCAGCGTTGGCTGTGGTCCGAGCAAGTCACCGAAAGAAGTCATGACGACCATTGTGCCCCGACACCCGCACAGGTTGCGGCCGGCCACCCACCCTGGCGCATTAGGCTCGTTGTTTCGCGCAGTCTCGGTCAGTTGGGAGTAGGCAAGGTGTCGGAGAAGGACGAGTCGAAACCACGGGCAGACGAGCCTGCCACCGAGGCAATCCCGAAGCAGGGCGGCCCTGCCGAGCCTGCCGCCACTCCCCCAGCCAAGTCGGTGTCGGGCGACAAGCCGAAGAGCACGCCTCGATCGGCGGCACAACCTAGCTCGGAGAAGCCCGATCCTGCAGGATCGGAACCTGCTCCGTCCACATCGGTTCCGGCAGAGGACTCGGCAGCTGACGTGCCGAAAGAGGATGCGGCGGTAGTCGACGCCGCGCCCACGCAGGCCATCGACATCACGAAGTCCAGCAGCGCACAGACCGACCCTGCGACACCGGATTCCCCAGCGGCCGACACCACCGAGGCCGAGACCACCGCGCTACCGAAGGTGGTACGCAGCCAACCCCGTGCGGTCGCGAAGCCGCCGGTCGGGCCGCGTCGCATTCCAGCACGTGGTGAGGACCCGAACGCCCGAGCCGAGGCACGCGGTGCGATCGCTCGGTCCCGCGGTTCCGCACAGCAAGCGAAACCGCTCCGAGTCGGCCCGACGCCCGAGCAGGCGAAGCCGCGCAGCAAAGGCGGACGCCGGTGGATCGCGGCGCTCGCAGCAGCAGTGTTGCTGTTCGCAGCCGTCGGCGTCGCGGGATACCTCTATCTGTCCGGGGATCGCGCCGAAGACTCCCCGGACGCACAAATCCGAACGCAGGTGACGTCGTTCACAGAGGCGTTGTCGTCGGGGGATCTGGCGACGCTCCGGGCTTCGTCGTGTGGAGACCTGGCCGTGTACTACCGCGATATCCCGGACGCCGAGTTCGCCGAGGTGCACCGGATAGCGGCCGAGCAAGGGAACATCCCCGTCGTCGACGGTATCGACGCCGTACAGATCACTGGCGACACCGCAATCGTGCAGGTCCTCGCGTACACCGCCGCGAATCCGAACGAGCGCTCACCGCGAACGTTCGATCTGCGGCTCGAAGGCGAGGACTGGAAAGTCTGCAATCCGGAGTAACGAAGCCGAAATAGCGGTGCGGCTCCGCCGCAGTGGCGCGATCAAGTGCACCATCACACACTTAACCGTGCCACTGCGCGGGACGCGCTATCCAGCAGAAACGCTGCGCCCTGCCGACTTCAGGTCGTTGCACGCCTCGATGACGCGCGCCGTCATACCGGCCTCGGCCTTCTTGAGGTAGCTACGCGGGTCGTAGGCCTTCTTGTTGCCGACCTCGCCGTCGATCTTCAGCACACCGTCGTAGTTGCTGAAGAAATGACCGGCAATCGGACGACTGAACGCGTACTGCGTGTCGGTGTCGACATTCATCTTCACAGTGCCGTAGTTCAGAGCCTCTTCGATCTCGCTCTTCGCCGAACCCGATCCGCCGTGGAAGACGAAGTCGAACGGCTTCGAGCCGGACGCAAGTCCGAGCTTCTCCGAAGCCACGCGCTGCCCATCGGCAAGCACAGACGGCTTCAGCTTCACGTTGCCGGGCTTGTAGACGCCGTGCACGTTGCCGAACGTCGCAGCGAGGAGGTAGCGGGATCCTGCATCGCCCGCGCCCAGAGCCTCGACGGTCTTCAAGAAGTCCTCTTCGGAGGTGTAGAGCTTGTCGTTGATCTCGGCCTCGACACCGTCCTCTTCGCCGCCGACGACGCCGATCTCGATTTCGAGGATGATGCGAGCAGCCGCAGCCTTGGCGAGCAGGTCCTTCGCAATCTCGAGGTTTTCGTCGATCGGGACCGCGGATCCGTCCCACATATGCGACTGGAACAGCGGGTTACGGCCTGCGTCGACGCGCTCCTGCGAAATGGCGAGCAACGGGCGGACATACGTATCCAACTTGTCCTTGGGGCAGTGGTCGGTGTGCAGCGCGATGGTGACGTCGTACTTCGCAGCGATCACGTGCGCGAATTCGGCCAGCGCCACAGCGCCGGTGACCATGTCCTTGATACCCAGGCCGGAGCCGAACTCGGCGCCACCGGTCGAGAACTGGATGATGCCGTCGCTACCCGCGTCGGCGAAGCCCTTGATCGCGGCGTTGATGGACTCGGAACCCACGCAGTTGATTGCCGGAAATGCGAATTGGTGTTCCTTGGCCCGGCCGAGCATCTCGGCGTAGACCTCGGGAGTTGCTATCGGCACGGCGTCATTCCTCCATGTGAAGAGATTGATTGTCCAGTGCAGTATGGCAAGTCCAAGCGCCGCGTGTCGCGGTACCCACCCACATCCCCCTCGGCACCACCACTCCCGAACGTGACGAATCGGACACCGCTCTCGCGGCAGTTCACCAGCTGTTGCTTACGGTTGTCCCAGCTTCGGCCGGTAGGGTGGGCGCCGTGAGTCTTCTTGCTGCCTCGGAATCCGTGACGACAAACCTGGCACTTCTGCCCGGATTTCTCGATCCGGTGAATCTGCTCAACTCGTTCGGCACCTGGGTGCTGGTCGGGTTGCTGCTCGTCGTCTTCATCGAATCCGGGCTGCTGTTCCCGCTGCTACCTGGTGACTCACTGCTCTTCACCGCCGGCTTGATCGCGGCATCGAAGTCCGACGAGATTCCCCCGTTCGCGTCCATCTGGGTGCTGATCATCCTCATTCCGATCGCCGCCATCCTCGGCGATCAGGTCGGATACTTCATCGGCACCAAGGGCGGCGCGGCTCTGTTCAAGTCGAACGATTCGAAGTTCTTCAAGAAGAAGTACATCGACGAGTCACACGCATTCTTCGAAAAGCACGGCCCGATCACGATCATCCTGGCTCGATTCGTACCGATCGTGCGCACGTTCGCGCCCGTCGTCGCCGGCGCATCGAGGATGAAGTACTCGATCTTCCTCACCTACAACGTCGTCGGCGGCGTCATCTGGGGTGCTGGCGTGACCATGCTCGGCTACCTGCTCGGTCAGATCCAGTTCATCCGAGACAACGTCGACATCATCTTCATCCTGATCGTCCTCGTCTCGGTGCTGCCGATCGTCATCGAGGTCGGCAAGCGCATGCTCAAGGCACGCAAGACGCCGCTGGCGGAAGCGACGGACGCCATCGACGCGCAGCAGGATCCCCACTCCTAGACCGCGGAACTCTGCAATCGTGATTGAGTCGATGGGCCAGTTCGGCCCCCTCGCAACCGCCGGTCCACTAGTGGTGTGGATCGTGGTGGTGACGTTCGTGTTCATCGAATGCGCCGTCATCATCGGCCTGTTCCTTCCTGGCGATTCGATGCTCATCACCGCGGGCATCGTCATGGCGACGCACGCGTCGGGCACAGCCCACGTGTGGGCTCTGTCGGCCGGCGCGATGATCGCGGCGATCGCGGGCAACCAGGTCGGCTACGTCATCGGACACCGAACCGGCTCGACGCTCGTCGCGCGCAAGAACGGCAAGTACCTCAACACCAAGAACTTGCACAAGGTCAACCTGCTGCTCGAAAAGCACGGATTCTGGGCAGTCCTGGTGGCCCGATGGATTCCCTGGGTCCGCACACTGTGCCCGATGGTTGCAGGCGCTGCGAAGATGAATCACCGTCGGTACACCATCGCCAGCACGCTCGGCGCAATCATCTGGGCACCGGTTCTCCTGCTTCTGGGCTTCTACTTCGGGAGCTTTCTCGAGATGGTGCCATGGCTATTGCCCGCAGTCCTGATCTCGATGGTCGTTCTCCTTGTCACCGGCACCGGCCTCGGCATCTGGCAATATCGAAAAGAGATGGCCAAACCCGCCGAAACCATCGAGGTCGAAGAAGTACTCGAGTAGGTCAGCTCTTGTGCCCGACGACGAAGATTCGCCGGAACGGAAACAGCGTCCCCGCGGGTGTCGACGGGTACGCATCACGAAGCAGTTGAGCGTACTGCTGCTCGAATCGTTGCCGCTGCTCGTCATCGAGGGCATCCAGCACCGGCCGAAGTCCGGTCCCACGTACCCATTCGAGCACGGGGTCCTCACCCTGAAGCACATGCACGTACGTCGTCTCCCAGGCGTCGACGGCCATGCCCGTGGCGAGTAGCGCCGACGCATACTCCTCGGCCCGATCGGTGCTATCCCCACTGCGAAGAACTCCACGCAGGAGAGGCGACCAGGCCGCGGATTCGGCGAGGCCGCGCATGAGGACGTGCGACGGGGCGTCGAAATTCCCGGGGACCTGCCACGCGAGGCTGCCACCGGCATTCAACTGCGACGCCCAAGCGCGGATCAGTTCTCGGTGCTGCGGTACCCACTGCAGGGCAGCGTTGGCAACCACAAGATCGATGCCGGACGCGTCGAACGCAGCGATGTCACCCTCGACTACCGTGACGTTCGCCGGGAGTCGACTCGGCTGCTTGGCGACCATGTCGGGTGAGGAATCGATCCCGACTATGTTCGCCTCCGGCCATCGCTCCGCCAGTGTCGCCGTCTGCACCCCAGTGCCGCATCCGAGATCGACGACTTGCCTCGGCGACTCGTGCCGTACGCGGCCGAGGAGCTCGAAGTACGGCCGCGTCCTCTCGTCTGCGTAGCGCTGGTACACGGCTGGATTCCACGAGGTTGCCACAATCCAATACCTTAACTAACCAATTGCGCTAGCTGAGGAAGCCCGCTGCCGACACCGTGAACGCAGCCTCCATCAGCATCCACCCGCTCAGTTGGACGGCGAAGTCGCGTTCGGGAACAGGCGAGGATCGAACCGTTCCGCCGCTGAAGGTCGCTACGGACAAGCCCGGTCCAGGCAAGCGCGCCTGCTTCTCCCACGCCGCACCGAACAACGGGTGGTCCTCCACCTCGAGTCGGTTCTCCCAAGCCGCGTCCGCGGAGGCGAGCACGATCGAGGCCGCCAGCGCGCGCGACGCCTGATCCTCGTCGGTATCACCGGGCAGGTCGGTCGCAACGAACGCGAGATAGCGGGCGAGAATGCCGTTGAACAGCCCACCGTCACCACCACCGCCACCGCCGATGACAAGGTCGCGACACAGCCGAGTTTCGACGGCCGCAACCAGTGCGTGCACACGTTCACGATGCCGAGCGTCGCCCAGCCGGACTGCGAGCTCGGTCTCGATGCCGAGCACGACACCCTGGCAGTAGCTGTACACGGCCCGATCGAGCACACCCTGGTCCCTGGCCGGTCCGCCTGGTCGGATGCCATCGAGAATCAGGCCGCTCTCCTGATCCTTCAGCTTGGTATCCATCCAGTCGGCCATCGCCTGCGCGCGCCACAGTCGTCCTGTCCTCGCGAGAAGGATCGATGCGGGCCCGTTCGCCGGCGCATTGAAGAAGTCGTCACCTTTGCGCCACGGAATTCCGCCACCCGCCCGCGGAGACCAGGCGTCGAACAATTCCATCTCGACCTTCTGGATACCGGTCCGGTTACCGACCGAGTGCAACCGCTGAGCGCGTTCGAGCGCCAGACCGAGCCACGCCATGTCGTCGTAGTAGTTGTTGGTCCATCCAGTGATGTTTCGGATGCGGTGCGCACGAGCTATTTTCGCCAGTCGTCGGCGACGCTTGGACGTAGGCTCACGACTGGCCGCATCGACGGCGCAATCGAGCAGATGCGCCTGCCACCAGTAGTGCCATTTGAGGAACAGACGCTCGCGCCGCACAGGTGGCCATGCGACGACGCCGAGCGCCGTGCCCGGCAGACCCCACAGCCGTCGCACGTGCCGCGCCAGAACCGCCCCCTCCGCCGCGTCTGCCCGCTGCGCCCATAGCTCCTGCATAACCGAAGATCCTGCCATCTGCCACTGGAACCGACACAAACAGTCAGGGCCAAGCCTGTGACAGGTCAGCATGACGCCTGATCCACGAGTGCATCGCGATCCCGGCGGCGACGCCGGCGTTGATGCTTCGGGTAGAACCGAACTGGGCAATGGACACCGTCATCGACGCGCCTGCCCGTGCGTCGGCAGTCACCCCTGGGCCCTCCTGCCCGAACAACAGCAGACACTCGCGCGGTAGATCTGCAGTCTCGATCGGCACCGATCCCGGCGTATTGTCGACGGCCACGACGGTCAGCCCCTCGGCACGGGCGTACACGAGCAGATCTGCGACCGTCTCGTGGTGGTGGATGTGCTGATAGCGGTCGGTGACCATCGCACCTCGCCTGTTCCAGCGTCGGCGCCCCACGATGTGAACTGCCTGTGCAGCAAATGCATTGGCGGTGCGCACCACAGTCCCGATGTTGGCATCGTTGCCGAAATTCTCGATGGCAACGTGGAGTGGATGACGCCGGGTGTCGATATCGGCGACTATCGCTTCCCGCGTCCAGTAGCGGTAGGCGTCGACGACGTTGCGGCGATCGCCCTCGTCGAGAAGTTCGGTGTCGAACTCCAACCCCACTGGCCTTGGTTCGTCGTGTTCCTGCTCCCAGGGCCCGACGCCGCGCGGATGCTCGCCCCACTCAGTGGGACCGGCGCCGTCTTCGGTATCGTTGCTGCTCAATAGATTTCGTTGCTGTCAGGAGCAATGCGAAAGCCGTGCCCAGTCTCGTCGTTGGTGCACGAGATACCGTTCGACGCGGACAGGCACGAGTATCCGTCGGCCTCGATCGACTGACCCACCGCGAGCGGGGGATCTATGCTCTCGCCGCCCGAGGTGTATACAGCGCCACCGGAACACATGAACTCGGCCTCGCCCGCATTGGTGACTCGAATCCCGTTGCCCCAGCTGATCATGCAGTCCTCGGGCCTCGGCGGCACTGGCGCCGTCGTTCCTTGGCATCCTGCCTCGGTCCTGCTGGCGAGGGTGACGATGCCGCATTGGAACAACCCGTCGGGCGAAGAGAAATAATAGGCCCCGTCCAGCGCTGCGTATGTGGTCTGCGGCGTCGGGATCGGTTCGGGTTCCACGGGCGGCGGCGGAGGAGGAGCGGCCTCTGTCGTCGTCGTGACGGGCGCGGGAAGTTCCGTAGTGGTGGTCGGAGCAACCGTTGTCGTCGTGACAGCGGGTGCGGCAGCGGATTCTGCACCCGACTCGCTGCCGCACCCGGACAGAACTGCCGCGATCGCCACCGACGCCGCCACTGCCACAAGCTTGTTCACGCGCATATTCGCCATCGAAGAACCCGACCCCACTTTCGCTCACCCGTACTGCTGAGCGACCCTACCGGCGTAGCAGGAACCGTGCCGTCGGCAGGCGGTTACTTGTGACTGAGCCGCCTGTTGACCTCGCGAGTAAGCCAGGCCGGCGAAAATCGCGAGCCCAGCGAGAGTGCCTTGGACTGGATCCCGACCGGGAAGTGCACCTTGTGATAAAGCCGCTTCGAGGGCCTGGTGGCGTCGAAGATCGCCTGAGAGACGTCTTCGGCGGTCAGCTTGATGCCGAGCGAATTGGTGGTGCCGGTCGAGACGCCCTGCGTCATCGCAGTCTGGACGAACAGTGGCCACATCGCCTTCACCGAGATGTCGTACTCGGCCCACTCTAGATCGAGCGCTTCGGTGACACCCCGAACCGCGAACTTTGTAGCTCCGTACGTGACCAACTCGGGCTGACCGTAGATGGCCGATGCCGAACAGAGATTGATGACCTGCGCACCTCGGGTGGCCTTCAGGTACGGGAATGCAGCAAGAGTCCCGTAGACGACGCCGTTGAAGTTGATGTCGATCTGGCGCTTGTGGACTTCGATGGGCATCTCTTCGAAGCGCCCGGCAACGAGGATTCCCGCATTGTTGATCAAGACATCGAGACGGCCGTTCGCTTCGGCGTCGAACTCCTTCAGCCGCTCTTCCCACTGCTTGGGGTCGGTGACGTCGAGGATTCCGGTGACTACACGTCCGCCGGTGGAGGTTATCGCCTTGTTCAACGAGGCCAACCCCGTCTCGTCGATGTCGTACGCACCGACGAGGTAACCGGAACGAGCAAATTTCAGGGCAGTGGATCGTCCGATCCCGGCGGCAGCGCCGGTGATGAACACAGTAGGTGAGGACACTTCGACATGATAGGCGTTACCGCGGTTATCGGTAAGCCCCACGTGCACAATTTCGGGCTAGGCTGGAAAAGCCTCGAGGAGATTTCGGATGAACCACCAACGAACCGCGCGCGCAGTGGCCGTCGTCACTGCCGGCTATCTTGTCGTTCTCGTTGTCTGGATCGGATGGTTCAGAGTTGCCGCACCACCGGGCACACTCCCCTATCAACTCGCGGCGC is part of the Rhodococcus sovatensis genome and encodes:
- a CDS encoding glycoside hydrolase family 76 protein, with translation MQELWAQRADAAEGAVLARHVRRLWGLPGTALGVVAWPPVRRERLFLKWHYWWQAHLLDCAVDAASREPTSKRRRRLAKIARAHRIRNITGWTNNYYDDMAWLGLALERAQRLHSVGNRTGIQKVEMELFDAWSPRAGGGIPWRKGDDFFNAPANGPASILLARTGRLWRAQAMADWMDTKLKDQESGLILDGIRPGGPARDQGVLDRAVYSYCQGVVLGIETELAVRLGDARHRERVHALVAAVETRLCRDLVIGGGGGGDGGLFNGILARYLAFVATDLPGDTDEDQASRALAASIVLASADAAWENRLEVEDHPLFGAAWEKQARLPGPGLSVATFSGGTVRSSPVPERDFAVQLSGWMLMEAAFTVSAAGFLS
- a CDS encoding VTT domain-containing protein; this translates as MSLLAASESVTTNLALLPGFLDPVNLLNSFGTWVLVGLLLVVFIESGLLFPLLPGDSLLFTAGLIAASKSDEIPPFASIWVLIILIPIAAILGDQVGYFIGTKGGAALFKSNDSKFFKKKYIDESHAFFEKHGPITIILARFVPIVRTFAPVVAGASRMKYSIFLTYNVVGGVIWGAGVTMLGYLLGQIQFIRDNVDIIFILIVLVSVLPIVIEVGKRMLKARKTPLAEATDAIDAQQDPHS
- a CDS encoding RNA methyltransferase, which translates into the protein MSSNDTEDGAGPTEWGEHPRGVGPWEQEHDEPRPVGLEFDTELLDEGDRRNVVDAYRYWTREAIVADIDTRRHPLHVAIENFGNDANIGTVVRTANAFAAQAVHIVGRRRWNRRGAMVTDRYQHIHHHETVADLLVYARAEGLTVVAVDNTPGSVPIETADLPRECLLLFGQEGPGVTADARAGASMTVSIAQFGSTRSINAGVAAGIAMHSWIRRHADLSQAWP
- a CDS encoding SDR family oxidoreductase is translated as MSSPTVFITGAAAGIGRSTALKFARSGYLVGAYDIDETGLASLNKAITSTGGRVVTGILDVTDPKQWEERLKEFDAEANGRLDVLINNAGILVAGRFEEMPIEVHKRQIDINFNGVVYGTLAAFPYLKATRGAQVINLCSASAIYGQPELVTYGATKFAVRGVTEALDLEWAEYDISVKAMWPLFVQTAMTQGVSTGTTNSLGIKLTAEDVSQAIFDATRPSKRLYHKVHFPVGIQSKALSLGSRFSPAWLTREVNRRLSHK
- a CDS encoding DUF3151 domain-containing protein, with the protein product MTSFGDLLGPQPTLLPGDDEAESALLNHADPAKVAADNPTASIAWAYLAEAALESGQTITAYAYARTGYHRGLDQLRRNGWKGFGPVPYSHEPNRGFLRCVAVLAKAARDIGENDEYARCLDLLEDSDPKAAEALGLG
- a CDS encoding trans-aconitate 2-methyltransferase gives rise to the protein MATSWNPAVYQRYADERTRPYFELLGRVRHESPRQVVDLGCGTGVQTATLAERWPEANIVGIDSSPDMVAKQPSRLPANVTVVEGDIAAFDASGIDLVVANAALQWVPQHRELIRAWASQLNAGGSLAWQVPGNFDAPSHVLMRGLAESAAWSPLLRGVLRSGDSTDRAEEYASALLATGMAVDAWETTYVHVLQGEDPVLEWVRGTGLRPVLDALDDEQRQRFEQQYAQLLRDAYPSTPAGTLFPFRRIFVVGHKS
- the fbaA gene encoding class II fructose-bisphosphate aldolase encodes the protein MPIATPEVYAEMLGRAKEHQFAFPAINCVGSESINAAIKGFADAGSDGIIQFSTGGAEFGSGLGIKDMVTGAVALAEFAHVIAAKYDVTIALHTDHCPKDKLDTYVRPLLAISQERVDAGRNPLFQSHMWDGSAVPIDENLEIAKDLLAKAAAARIILEIEIGVVGGEEDGVEAEINDKLYTSEEDFLKTVEALGAGDAGSRYLLAATFGNVHGVYKPGNVKLKPSVLADGQRVASEKLGLASGSKPFDFVFHGGSGSAKSEIEEALNYGTVKMNVDTDTQYAFSRPIAGHFFSNYDGVLKIDGEVGNKKAYDPRSYLKKAEAGMTARVIEACNDLKSAGRSVSAG
- a CDS encoding DedA family protein, producing MGQFGPLATAGPLVVWIVVVTFVFIECAVIIGLFLPGDSMLITAGIVMATHASGTAHVWALSAGAMIAAIAGNQVGYVIGHRTGSTLVARKNGKYLNTKNLHKVNLLLEKHGFWAVLVARWIPWVRTLCPMVAGAAKMNHRRYTIASTLGAIIWAPVLLLLGFYFGSFLEMVPWLLPAVLISMVVLLVTGTGLGIWQYRKEMAKPAETIEVEEVLE
- a CDS encoding DUF6636 domain-containing protein, yielding MANMRVNKLVAVAASVAIAAVLSGCGSESGAESAAAPAVTTTTVAPTTTTELPAPVTTTTEAAPPPPPPVEPEPIPTPQTTYAALDGAYYFSSPDGLFQCGIVTLASRTEAGCQGTTAPVPPRPEDCMISWGNGIRVTNAGEAEFMCSGGAVYTSGGESIDPPLAVGQSIEADGYSCLSASNGISCTNDETGHGFRIAPDSNEIY
- a CDS encoding FUSC family protein, which codes for MSILPVVQCALAAGLAWFVATDIVGHSQPFFAPIAAVVSLGVSLGARMRRSAELVVGVTVGIGVGDLIISAIGSGPWQIALVVALAMSTAVFLDGGPIIAMQAGSSAVLVATLIPPGNSGGVDRMVDALTGGLVGIAIVALIPTHPVWRARKDAAKVLGIASEVLQKVADGLVANDPKPIEEALRKARATQSDIDTLRTDLKGGREIARLSPLFWGHRNRLAGLAKTADPIDNAIRNIRVLARRSLTLVRDDEILDPRVVDEVEKLAQATDVLRRMVLADPGQQPDAAEAARALRAVAAGAKPELISNAGLSATVVVAQLRSIIVDLLQVAGLKRISALATLPPTVQKPDVTPDLF